From Micromonospora auratinigra:
GCTGCGCGGCTACCGGATGGCCCAGGTCGACCAGGCGCTGCGCCGGGCCGCCTACGACATCGGCTACAAGTCCGAGCTGATCGGCGTGCTGGAGGCCGAGGTCGACGCGCTGCGGGCCGGCCGGACCGAGGAGGCCGAGGCGCTGCGCCGGGCCCGCGAGGAGTCGGCCGCCGGCGCGTCGACCGGCACCGCGCCGAGCACCGACGCGCCGGTCGGCGGGTCGACCGCCGAGGCGGGACCGGCCGCCGAGGCCGGGCTGGCCGCCGCGCCCGCGGCCGCCGCCGTGGAGGACGAGACGCTCCCGGGTACGGGTGTCGGGGCCGCCGCCCCGTCGCCGGTCGCCCCGGCGCCTGGCGCGGTCGGACCGTCGCTGCGACCGCCGACCGACCCGGTCAGCGCCACCGAAGGCCCGACCGACGCCGGCCCGCCCGCGACCCCCACGGACCCGACCACCGCCGACCCGGCCCCGGCCGACCCGGTCGCCACCGGCCCGGCCCAGGCCGACGCCACCGGCCCGGCCCCGGCCTCGGCCGACGCGACCCCTCCGGCCCCGGCCGACGCCGGCCGTGACGAGGAGGGCACGCGGACCCGGAGTGCGGCGGTCCCGTCGGAGCCGGCGTGACCACCCGCGACGGCGCGGACAACTTCGCCGAGGCCGCCCAGCCGGGCGCGGGTGAGGTCACCGCGACGGTGGTCGTCGACGCCCCGGCCGAGCGGGTCTTCGCGGCGCTGACCGCCTGGGAGCGGCAGTCCGACTGGATCCCGTTCACCCAGGTCCGGGTGGTCGAGGGTGACGGCGGCGAGGGCAGCCTGGTCGAGGCGGTCACCGCGCTCGGCCCCGCCGTGCTGCGCGACGAGATGCGGGTGGTCCGGGTGGACGCCCCGTTCGAGGTCGGGGTGGTGCACTGCGGCAAGCTGCTGCGGGGACCGGGCGTGCTGCGCTGCACCCCGATGGAACGGGACCGGACCCAGGTGGTCTGGCACGAGTGGTTCCACCTGCCCGGCGGGACCGCCGGCCGGGTGGCCTGGCCGGTGCTCTGGCCCGGCTCGAAGTTCAGCCTCACCCAGGCGCTGAAGAAGTTCGCCCGGCTGGTCGAGCAGGGCCGGCTGCCCTGAGCCCGGGGCCGACCGCCTGTCGGAGGGCTGCCCTACCGTGTAGGCCGTGACTGACCTGGTGACCGGCGCCGACGGGCTGCCCCGCTGCGCCTGGGGGGCGAGCACCCCGGACTACGCCGCCTACCACGACGAGGAATGGGGCCGGCCGCTGCGCGGCGACGACGCGCTCTACGAGCGGTTGACCCTGGAGGCGTTCCAGTCCGGGCTGTCCTGGCTGACCATCCTGCGCAAGCGGCCCGCGTTCCGGCGCGCCTTCGACGGGTTCCGCATCGAACGGGTCGCCGGCTACGGCGAGGCCGACGTGGCCAGGCTGCTGGCCGACGTCGGGATCGTCCGCAACCGGGCCAAGGTCGAGGCGGCGATCGCCAACGCCCGGGCCGCCCTGGAGCTGCCCGACGGCCTCTCCGCGCTGCTCTGGTCGTACGCGCCACCGGCCCGGGCGGCCCGACCCGGGTCGTTCGCGGAGGTCCCGGCGATCACCGCCGAGTCCACCGCGATGGCCAAGGCGCTCAAGAAGCGCGGCTTCCGCTTCGTCGGCCCGACCACCGCGTACGCGCTGATGCAGGCCACCGGCATGGTCGACGACCACCTCGCCGGCTGCCACGTGACCCGGGGCCCGGCCGGGGCGTGACCCGGACGGCGCGTGCGCCGGTGCGCCGGCACCACCGCCCGCCCGACGTGATGGGATTGCCTCATGACCGACACCGAGCTGCGGACCAGCGGGACGAGCGCCCCGCCCGGCGCCTGGGCGGTGCTGCTGCCCGCCGAGCGTTACCAGGCCGAGCGGCTGGTCCACCACGACACGCTGGAGCTGACCGGGCCGGACGGCGTCGCCCGGCCCCGCCCCGGTGACCCGGTCGCGGTGCTGGTGGACGGGCCGCTCCGGCTGGTCGCCCTGGGC
This genomic window contains:
- a CDS encoding SRPBCC family protein, which encodes MTTRDGADNFAEAAQPGAGEVTATVVVDAPAERVFAALTAWERQSDWIPFTQVRVVEGDGGEGSLVEAVTALGPAVLRDEMRVVRVDAPFEVGVVHCGKLLRGPGVLRCTPMERDRTQVVWHEWFHLPGGTAGRVAWPVLWPGSKFSLTQALKKFARLVEQGRLP
- a CDS encoding DNA-3-methyladenine glycosylase I — its product is MTDLVTGADGLPRCAWGASTPDYAAYHDEEWGRPLRGDDALYERLTLEAFQSGLSWLTILRKRPAFRRAFDGFRIERVAGYGEADVARLLADVGIVRNRAKVEAAIANARAALELPDGLSALLWSYAPPARAARPGSFAEVPAITAESTAMAKALKKRGFRFVGPTTAYALMQATGMVDDHLAGCHVTRGPAGA